In Desulfotignum phosphitoxidans DSM 13687, the sequence GCGTTTTAGTTTGAATCCTTGGATAATTGTGATTTGGGCAAATCAACTTAATTTTTGAGAAACTGAAAAAAGTTTGATCGGCAAATTTTGGTTGTAACGGACCTTGCATCTTGTGAATTCGATTGGTTTCGTGTTACAAAGGTGTCATGGCAATTCCTTGGTTTGAATTTTTTATAAGTAATTGAATTATAAATTTTTTTAATGTTTTGCCCCTCTCTTTTTTATGCAACATTCAGATTGGGCTGAATGTTGCTACTGTAATTTTGTTTAATAGCGCTCAATGCGCGCTCCCCATAGCGAGGTATTTGCAATAATGTCATTGTCTAAACCATCTGCTCAGCAGAGAATATCGACTTTTGATGAGTTTGTGCGATTAGCTGATTATTCTTTAATGGATACCTTAAATGCCGATCCTGATGCCACCGGGGATGGTGATGATCACCGTCCCCGTCAGGTTTTTTCCGGTCACTTCGTACCGGTGACTCCCACGCCGCTTCCAGATCCAGAATATGTTACCCATAGCAGCACTTTTTTTAATGAACTTGGGTTGAGCGACGAGTTGGTAAATGATGGAAAATTTTGCCGGGTATTTTCTGGTGATCTCTCAGCAGCGCACGAGCCTATGCGTAAGATTGGCTGGGCAACTGGCTATGCCCTGTCAATTTATGGCACCGAATATACCCTTCAATGTCCATTTGGTACGGGCAATGGTTATGGCGATGGTCGGGCGATATCTGTATTTGAAGGGGTATTCAATGGACAGCGTTGGGAAATGCAATTAAAGGGTGGCGGTACAACGCCTTACTGCCGTGGTGCCGACGGGCGCGCAGTCCTTCGTTCAAGCGTGCGTGAGTTTCTCGCGCAAGAGTATATGCACGCCCTGGGGGTTCCCACAACGCGATCTCTAACCCTGTATGTATCTAGATCCGAGAGCGTTACCCGGCCCTGGTACTCCCAGGACGCTCATTCCACGGATCCTGATATTATGGTGGATAATCCTGCGGCTATTTCAACTCGCGTTGCACCCTCTTTTTTGCGCGTTGGTCAGTTAGAGTTATTTGCCCGCCGGGTTCGCGGCAATGCTCATCAAAGCGCCTTAGAAGAGTTGCGCATGATTGTGTCGCATGTAATTGACCGGGAATACCCAAACGATATTAATCAAGATCTTGTTTTTGCGGATCAAGTGGTTGAATTGGCTAAGCTTTTTCGCCAGCGGCTTACGTCACTGGTGGCCGATTGGCTGCGTATCGGGTACTGCCAGGGTAATTATAACAGTGACAACTGCGCC encodes:
- a CDS encoding protein adenylyltransferase SelO, producing MSLSKPSAQQRISTFDEFVRLADYSLMDTLNADPDATGDGDDHRPRQVFSGHFVPVTPTPLPDPEYVTHSSTFFNELGLSDELVNDGKFCRVFSGDLSAAHEPMRKIGWATGYALSIYGTEYTLQCPFGTGNGYGDGRAISVFEGVFNGQRWEMQLKGGGTTPYCRGADGRAVLRSSVREFLAQEYMHALGVPTTRSLTLYVSRSESVTRPWYSQDAHSTDPDIMVDNPAAISTRVAPSFLRVGQLELFARRVRGNAHQSALEELRMIVSHVIDREYPNDINQDLVFADQVVELAKLFRQRLTSLVADWLRIGYCQGNYNSDNCAAGGFTLDYGPFGFCEMFDPGFQPWTGGGEHFSFLNQPTAAEANYHMFWTAVRPLLAKETQALEQLDQIRHGFAEAMQKQIQKMWAAKLGLTDYHPKLVQGLMQLLTKSEVDYTIFFRELSHVPDNVSALKKSFYSKTDQQLDEEWQSWLKNWHDLVIKGGNLAEISAKMKQINPKYAWREWLIVPAYQQAMQGDYTLVRELQEVLSSPYDEQSQRVEAKYYRLKPEAFFNVGGVSHYSCSS